A portion of the Esox lucius isolate fEsoLuc1 chromosome 20, fEsoLuc1.pri, whole genome shotgun sequence genome contains these proteins:
- the dnase2 gene encoding deoxyribonuclease-2-alpha, with protein MDSSTIIVLNYTKMLTLVLLILFQPGEGGTSPISCYNDQGEAADWFYLYKLPHIEENNDGQRYLLMDKGRAGWMDGQGSVNDSVGALGRTVGQLYDQGKNGDIAYILYNDQRPHTEEKRQLDDLGHECGHTKGVVLLDKTQGYWLVHSTPHFPPVKDVGQYSYPESGVPNGQNFICVTYPLEFFQTIGEQLQINQPSVYDCDVPDSLASLLPALNAVCKKSREQLVNGSFLHSKPASNRSIALTSLGGTEFISFAKGRSFKNDLYHSWVAPSLQSNLLVQFWIRSTGILPSNCTLGWKVLNIKVISLGDRVTFGVAKDHSKWAVSTTGGGLDGAAGWVCVGDINRDEAEESRGGGTVCLQDAAVWKAYRTAAVDCEMCDGETSKCDVTAGGRMNGYASVAPRVAT; from the exons ATGGATAGTAGTACAATTATCGTGCTTAACTATACTAAG ATGTTAACACTTGTACTGCTGATCCTGTTTCaaccaggagagggaggtaccTCACCTATCTCCTGCTATAATGATCAAGGCGAAGCTGCTGACTG GTTTTATCTCTACAAACTCCCTCATATTGAAGAGAACAATGATGGACAGAGATATCTTCTAATGGACAAAGGGAGAgcgggatggatggatggacaaggTTCGGTGAATGACAGCGTTGGAGCCCTGGGGCGCACAGTGGGACAGCTGTACGACCAGGGAAAG AATGGTGACATTGCATACATTCTGTACAATGACCAGAGGccacacacagaggaaaaacGACAGCTTGATGACCTTGGACACGAGTGTGGCCATACTAAAG GTGTTGTCTTATTGGACAAAACACAGGGCTACTGGctggtccatagtacccctcatTTCCCCCCTGTAAAGGACGTGGGGCAATACTCCTACCCAGAGAGTGGTGTGCCGAATGGACAGAACTTCATCTGTGTGACCTACCCCCTTGAATTCTTTCAGACCATTG GAGAGCAGTTGCAGATCAACCAGCCCAGTGTGTATGATTGTGACGTCCCTGATTCCTTGGCCTCTCTGTTGCCTGCATTGAATGCTGTCTGTAAGAAGAGCAGAGAGCAACTGGTCAATGGCAGCTTCCTGCACAGCAAACCAGCTTCCAATCGTAGCATCGCTCTCACTTCATTGGGTGGCACTGAGTTCATCAGCTTTGCCAAGGGGCGATCATTTAAAAATG ACCTGTACCATTCCTGGGTGGCTCCCTCCCTCCAGTCAAACCTCCTGGTCCAGTTCTGGATCCGCTCCACTGGCATCCTGCCCTCTAACTGCACCCTGGGCTGGAAGGTCCTGAACATCAAGGTCATCTCCCTGGGTGATAGGGTCACCTTTGGGGTCGCCAAAGACCACTCCAAGTGGGCGGTGAGCACCACCGGAGGCGGGTTGGATGGAGCTGCTGGCTGGGTGTGCGTGGGCGACATCAACCGCGACGAGGCGGAGGAGAGTAGAGGGGGCGGGACCGTGTGTCTGCAGGATGCCGCGGTGTGGAAGGCCTACAGGACCGCAGCCGTGGACTGCGAGATGTGCGACGGAGAGACCAGCAAGTGTGACGTGACGGCGGGGGGGCGCATGAACGGGTACGCCTCAGTTGCACCCCGCGTGGCCACGTAA